One Deltaproteobacteria bacterium DNA window includes the following coding sequences:
- a CDS encoding phasin family protein: MITDVFKRVLLAGLGLMSVTEDKLKEVIKDMESKGEVSKKEGEEIVKSILSKAEEEKKTIENRIAEVIKDSLKKINIATREEVVKLEKKVHSLEKKVKELMQEKEE, encoded by the coding sequence ATGATTACAGATGTGTTTAAAAGGGTTTTACTTGCAGGATTGGGGCTCATGAGCGTGACAGAAGATAAATTGAAAGAGGTTATAAAGGATATGGAATCAAAGGGAGAGGTTAGCAAAAAGGAAGGTGAGGAAATTGTAAAAAGCATTCTGTCAAAGGCAGAAGAAGAGAAAAAGACAATAGAAAACAGGATTGCAGAGGTTATAAAGGACTCCCTTAAAAAGATAAATATTGCGACAAGGGAAGAGGTGGTAAAACTTGAGAAAAAGGTGCACAGTCTTGAAAAGAAGGTTAAGGAACTCATGCAGGAAAAGGAAGAGTAA
- a CDS encoding methyltransferase domain-containing protein — MTLKDSLRIKQKIKKQFSIAAEDYDSKAFFQKKIAEELLEYLVPQLAACSLQLATILDIGCGTGFLTIPLKKTFSSARIFACDIAHPMIRSLQFKIQNSKFKIVFTTADCESLPYRERQFDLIVSNLTYQWLLYPEKALSEVYRVLKPGGIFSLSTLGYDTLKELRECYEDASIILNKDGLPPFMTFSKAHDIISKLKESGFKDISFAEDIKFEEYHGMLNLLKTLKSIGAGNPFDSSEKSLGAAAILKKMSEIYRQRFGTKNKIYATHEMLFFTAKK, encoded by the coding sequence ATGACTCTAAAGGATTCTTTACGAATTAAACAGAAGATTAAAAAACAGTTTTCCATTGCTGCAGAAGACTATGACAGCAAGGCATTTTTTCAAAAAAAGATTGCAGAAGAATTGCTGGAATATCTTGTTCCACAACTTGCAGCTTGCAGCTTGCAACTTGCAACTATCCTTGACATTGGCTGCGGCACAGGTTTTTTGACCATACCGCTTAAAAAGACATTTTCTTCTGCCAGAATATTTGCCTGCGATATAGCACATCCTATGATTAGAAGTCTGCAATTCAAAATTCAAAATTCAAAATTCAAAATTGTATTTACTACGGCTGACTGTGAATCGCTGCCTTACAGAGAAAGACAATTTGACCTTATTGTATCAAATCTTACATATCAGTGGCTGCTCTATCCAGAAAAGGCACTTTCAGAAGTCTACAGGGTATTGAAGCCGGGCGGCATATTTTCATTGTCAACACTTGGCTATGATACCCTGAAAGAACTAAGGGAGTGCTATGAAGATGCAAGTATTATTTTGAATAAAGATGGCCTTCCGCCATTTATGACTTTTTCAAAGGCACACGATATAATTTCTAAACTTAAGGAAAGCGGTTTTAAAGATATATCCTTTGCAGAAGATATAAAATTTGAGGAATACCATGGCATGCTGAATCTTTTAAAGACATTAAAATCCATTGGGGCAGGAAATCCGTTTGATAGCAGTGAAAAGAGTCTGGGCGCCGCAGCAATTCTTAAAAAGATGTCAGAGATTTACAGGCAAAGATTTGGGACAAAGAACAAAATTTATGCAACACATGAAATGCTGTTCTTTACAGCCAAAAAATAA
- a CDS encoding alpha/beta fold hydrolase, with product MTIRTNSTLNIQHSTLLFIHGWATDSWVWRNQVREFSKDYNVISINLPGYSGKDNWTETSLQPAIDKILRITHRTAHSTDLVGISWSLGASVLMSIAVKEPEIFKGLILVGATPCFVKRNDFPWSQSKPLAKRMLRDLKNDPEETLSRFYPLNFTDKELADKEAQGFIRHYHSSLITHHSSLLLSLEALLNLDMRDDIKKIKAKTLVIHGSKDAVCPVGAGEYIAKNIKDVCLEIFKDAGHAPFLSRAELFNQAVREFLKRL from the coding sequence ATGACTATAAGGACAAACTCAACACTCAACATTCAACACTCAACACTGCTTTTCATCCACGGCTGGGCAACAGATTCGTGGGTCTGGAGAAATCAGGTTAGAGAATTTTCAAAAGATTATAATGTTATATCTATAAACCTGCCGGGATACAGCGGAAAAGACAACTGGACTGAAACTTCCCTACAACCTGCAATTGACAAGATTTTACGCATCACGCATCGCACAGCACACAGCACAGATTTGGTTGGCATTAGCTGGTCGCTCGGTGCGTCAGTTTTAATGTCTATAGCAGTCAAAGAGCCTGAAATATTTAAAGGGCTTATTCTGGTTGGTGCAACACCATGTTTTGTGAAAAGGAATGATTTTCCATGGTCACAGTCAAAACCTCTGGCAAAAAGGATGCTCAGGGATTTAAAAAATGACCCTGAAGAAACTCTATCAAGGTTTTATCCATTGAATTTTACAGACAAAGAACTCGCTGACAAAGAGGCACAGGGGTTTATAAGGCATTATCACTCATCACTCATCACTCATCACTCATCACTTCTTTTATCCCTGGAGGCACTGTTGAATCTGGACATGCGAGATGATATTAAAAAGATAAAGGCAAAAACCCTTGTCATACACGGCAGCAAAGATGCAGTATGTCCTGTTGGTGCAGGGGAGTATATTGCAAAAAATATAAAAGATGTTTGTCTTGAAATATTTAAAGATGCAGGCCATGCACCATTTTTGTCAAGGGCAGAATTATTTAATCAGGCAGTAAGGGAGTTTTTAAAAAGGTTATGA
- the bioF gene encoding 8-amino-7-oxononanoate synthase encodes MQKKFLETELKILKDKDIYRSLSIIETSQGPRIIINGRECILFCSNNYLGLADHPDVKEAAIKAIERYGVGSGASRLISGSMNLHMELEERLARFKGTESALLFNSGYHANLGIITALAGKGDFIFSDKLNHASIVDGCILSGAVFKRYPHKNLNVLEGLLKKHSAFNIQHSTLIVTDAVFSMDGDIAPLKEILELSEKYGVMLMVDDAHATGVFGRNGSGTLEYLGIENPDIIQMGTLGKAIGSFGAYAAGSRKLIDYLINKARPFIYTTALPPSVCAASIAAIDIIERAPELRQNLWDRIWCFRKELKEAGIKMMSEESHIIPLFIGDAKKTVEISNKLFERGIFIQAVRPPTVPEGTSRLRITLMANHSWDDMKYAFKVIKEMVK; translated from the coding sequence ATGCAAAAGAAGTTTTTAGAAACTGAATTAAAGATACTTAAAGACAAAGATATTTATCGCAGTCTTTCTATTATTGAAACCTCTCAGGGGCCTAGAATAATAATCAATGGGAGAGAATGCATCCTTTTCTGTTCAAATAATTATCTTGGTCTTGCAGACCATCCTGATGTAAAGGAGGCTGCTATAAAAGCAATTGAAAGGTATGGTGTTGGTTCAGGTGCATCAAGACTAATATCAGGAAGCATGAATCTGCACATGGAACTGGAGGAAAGACTTGCAAGATTCAAAGGCACTGAATCTGCGCTTTTATTTAATTCAGGTTATCATGCAAATCTTGGAATAATAACAGCGCTCGCGGGCAAAGGGGATTTCATATTTTCTGATAAATTAAACCATGCATCAATTGTTGATGGGTGTATATTAAGCGGTGCGGTGTTTAAACGATACCCGCACAAGAACTTAAATGTCCTTGAAGGTCTTTTAAAAAAACATTCAGCATTCAACATTCAGCACTCAACCCTTATCGTTACAGATGCTGTATTCAGTATGGACGGTGATATTGCACCTTTAAAAGAGATTTTAGAACTATCCGAGAAATATGGTGTAATGCTTATGGTTGATGATGCCCATGCAACAGGTGTCTTTGGCAGGAACGGCAGTGGGACTTTGGAATATCTGGGGATAGAAAATCCAGATATAATCCAGATGGGCACACTGGGGAAGGCAATCGGTTCTTTTGGCGCCTATGCAGCAGGCAGCAGAAAACTTATAGACTATCTTATAAATAAGGCAAGACCGTTTATATATACAACAGCCCTGCCGCCATCAGTATGTGCAGCAAGTATTGCTGCCATTGATATAATTGAAAGAGCGCCTGAATTAAGGCAGAATCTATGGGATAGGATTTGGTGTTTTAGGAAAGAACTAAAAGAGGCTGGCATAAAAATGATGTCAGAAGAAAGCCATATAATTCCGCTCTTTATTGGTGATGCTAAAAAGACAGTTGAAATAAGCAATAAACTCTTTGAAAGGGGCATATTTATACAGGCAGTAAGACCTCCGACTGTGCCTGAAGGCACAAGCAGACTGCGTATAACACTGATGGCAAATCATTCGTGGGATGATATGAAATATGCGTTTAAGGTAATCAAGGAAATGGTGAAATGA